A genomic region of Deinococcus misasensis DSM 22328 contains the following coding sequences:
- a CDS encoding maltose ABC transporter substrate-binding protein, translated as MKKATLAMAVLSLALGSAQAAKITVWTHYSGPEQAWLVNAAKSFGAKTGNTVEVVAVPFGDIKTKMINGASKGEGPDLVATIPHDWLGEMAAAGVVEDMGKYVTGAAKSDIEKVGLTAFTYKGKLFGVPLFAEAVGVVYNKKLVPKAPTSWSAFLKTATTLTNPSKGTYGFLADLTNSYMNYGVISAYGGYIFKNNGGTLDTGDLGIGNAGAEKAMSFLNDLRYKYKLVPEGVDGQLAKAAFVDGQLGMFLTGPWDIGDIKKAKIDYGIMPFPTPPGASGKWSPFVGVQGLVMNSYSKSKAESAAFAKFLAESGSIIDFNKAGGRIPVSKKAKKALASDPVVAGFGKTIAMGTPMPNVPEMGSVWGPWGNAVNLSTSKAGVDYGKILDAAVKEIKSNIK; from the coding sequence ATGAAAAAAGCAACCCTTGCAATGGCTGTCCTCAGCCTGGCCCTCGGAAGTGCCCAAGCTGCCAAGATCACCGTCTGGACCCACTACAGTGGCCCAGAGCAAGCCTGGCTGGTCAACGCTGCCAAATCCTTCGGCGCCAAAACCGGCAACACCGTCGAAGTTGTGGCTGTTCCCTTTGGTGACATCAAAACCAAAATGATCAACGGCGCTTCCAAAGGCGAAGGTCCTGATCTGGTTGCCACCATTCCTCACGACTGGCTCGGCGAAATGGCCGCTGCTGGTGTGGTGGAAGACATGGGCAAATACGTGACGGGCGCTGCCAAGTCCGACATCGAAAAAGTGGGTCTGACCGCCTTCACCTACAAAGGCAAACTTTTCGGTGTGCCCCTGTTCGCTGAAGCTGTGGGCGTGGTCTACAACAAAAAACTGGTTCCCAAAGCCCCCACCAGCTGGAGTGCTTTCCTGAAAACCGCCACCACCCTGACCAACCCCTCCAAGGGCACCTACGGCTTCCTGGCTGACCTCACCAACAGCTACATGAACTACGGTGTGATCAGCGCTTACGGCGGCTACATCTTCAAAAACAACGGTGGCACCCTGGACACCGGCGACCTTGGCATCGGCAACGCTGGCGCTGAAAAAGCCATGTCCTTCCTGAACGACCTGCGCTACAAGTACAAACTGGTTCCTGAAGGCGTGGACGGCCAGCTCGCCAAAGCTGCTTTCGTGGACGGTCAACTCGGCATGTTCCTGACCGGTCCCTGGGACATCGGCGACATCAAAAAAGCCAAAATCGACTACGGCATCATGCCCTTCCCAACCCCTCCCGGAGCCTCTGGCAAGTGGAGCCCCTTCGTGGGCGTGCAGGGCCTCGTGATGAACAGCTACAGCAAATCCAAAGCTGAATCTGCTGCTTTCGCCAAGTTCCTCGCCGAGTCTGGCAGCATCATCGACTTCAACAAAGCCGGTGGACGCATCCCCGTCAGCAAGAAAGCCAAGAAAGCCCTCGCCAGTGACCCTGTGGTTGCAGGCTTCGGCAAAACCATCGCCATGGGAACCCCCATGCCCAACGTGCCCGAAATGGGCAGCGTCTGGGGACCCTGGGGCAACGCTGTGAACCTCAGCACCTCCAAAGCTGGCGTTGACTACGGCAAGATTCTTGACGCAGCCGTCAAAGAAATCAAGTCCAACATCAAGTAA